Proteins encoded together in one Stigmatella aurantiaca window:
- a CDS encoding glutathione S-transferase family protein — translation MALKFYAHPFSSYCQKVLIALYENALPFEWRMVDNAEVMAELSALWPLKRFPLLVDGGHTVPESSIIIEHLQLHHPGPVRLIPEDPRAALEVRALDRFFDNYVSTPQGRIVFNQLRPEASRDPYGVSEARTQLEMAYGWLDGWMANREWASGQDFSMADCAAAPFLFYAHWTHPIDARFANVHAYRQRLLKRPSFARAVDEARPYRSFFPLGVPEQD, via the coding sequence ATGGCCCTGAAGTTCTATGCCCACCCGTTCTCGTCGTACTGCCAGAAGGTGTTGATCGCGCTCTATGAGAACGCCTTACCCTTCGAATGGCGCATGGTGGACAACGCCGAGGTGATGGCCGAACTCTCGGCGCTCTGGCCGCTCAAGCGCTTCCCCCTCCTGGTGGACGGGGGCCACACGGTGCCGGAATCGAGCATCATCATCGAGCACTTGCAGTTGCACCACCCGGGCCCGGTGCGGCTGATTCCCGAGGACCCACGCGCGGCGCTGGAAGTGCGCGCCCTGGACCGGTTCTTCGACAACTACGTGTCGACGCCGCAGGGACGGATCGTCTTCAACCAGCTACGGCCCGAGGCGAGCCGCGACCCGTACGGCGTGTCGGAAGCGCGCACGCAGCTCGAGATGGCCTATGGCTGGCTCGATGGGTGGATGGCGAATCGTGAGTGGGCCTCGGGCCAGGATTTCAGCATGGCGGACTGCGCCGCCGCGCCGTTCCTGTTCTACGCGCACTGGACCCACCCCATCGACGCGCGCTTCGCCAACGTCCATGCCTATCGCCAGCGGTTGCTGAAGCGGCCGTCATTCGCGCGCGCCGTGGACGAGGCGCGGCCCTACCGCTCCTTCTTTCCCCTCGGCGTGCCCGAGCAGGACTGA
- a CDS encoding sensor histidine kinase has translation MGIAFLCLHSTQRLSTSHGEVRHTLDVLASSEHLLSLLKDAETGQRGYLLVRDPLYLEPYQAATQAIGPALQRLRQLTSDNPRQQERLDRIEALTRQKLAELEGTLSLMRDGAPATAMELVHTGQGKRFMDSLRQLLHEVENEERQLLADRTERLEQVTQRNTAVVLGGIGLLGVLTLLAAGMTSRDFQALARAARERLKYEERLVALHAIDKAILRAASPLELIQPALSALRRMVGCERADLVLFEPGQAEARVLLCHEASDVLKEERISLSSPLATRALAGNGIQEVMRLSGAAGSTPSQPQLPEQESRYEVRLPLSPQHQRMGSLGLLSRHAHTFDERAVQVAREVADQVTIALEQARLRERLRGAAERLEQQVRERTAELNEANAELEAFSYSVSHDLRAPLRSIDGFSQAIEDDGGNVLSDRSKRFFQKVKAASGRMAELIDDLLNLSRLSRAEMIRVRVNLSPLAEGVIADLRAREPERQVEVSIQPELWAVGDLRLLRVALENLLGNAWKFSSKQPNSRIEVACSAQEGESVFVVRDNGAGFDMAYTQKLFSPFQRMHSEREFPGTGIGLATVHRIVRRHGGRIWAEGAVGKGATIFFTLGGAHGQ, from the coding sequence ATGGGGATTGCCTTCCTCTGCCTCCACTCGACCCAGCGGCTCTCCACCAGCCACGGAGAGGTCAGGCACACGCTGGATGTGCTGGCGAGTTCGGAGCATCTGCTGTCCTTGCTCAAGGATGCCGAGACCGGCCAGCGCGGCTACCTGCTGGTGCGGGATCCGCTGTATCTGGAACCCTATCAGGCGGCCACCCAGGCCATCGGGCCCGCCCTGCAGCGTTTGCGGCAGTTGACCTCGGACAACCCGCGTCAGCAGGAGCGGCTCGACCGCATTGAAGCCCTCACCCGCCAGAAGCTCGCGGAGCTGGAGGGGACCCTCTCGCTCATGCGCGACGGGGCCCCCGCCACGGCGATGGAGCTGGTCCATACCGGCCAGGGCAAGCGCTTCATGGACTCCTTGAGGCAGCTGCTCCATGAGGTGGAGAACGAAGAGCGGCAGCTGCTCGCCGACCGCACCGAGCGTCTCGAGCAGGTGACGCAGCGGAACACCGCGGTCGTGCTGGGGGGAATCGGGCTGCTGGGGGTGCTCACCCTTCTCGCGGCCGGCATGACGTCCAGGGATTTCCAGGCACTCGCGAGGGCGGCGCGGGAGCGGCTGAAATACGAGGAGCGGCTGGTTGCACTCCACGCCATCGACAAGGCCATTCTCCGGGCGGCCTCTCCCCTGGAGCTCATCCAGCCGGCCCTCTCCGCCCTACGGCGGATGGTGGGATGCGAGCGGGCCGACCTTGTGCTCTTCGAACCAGGGCAGGCCGAGGCACGGGTCCTGCTCTGCCACGAAGCTTCGGACGTCCTGAAGGAAGAGCGCATTTCCCTGTCCAGTCCGTTGGCCACGCGGGCGCTTGCTGGGAATGGCATCCAGGAGGTCATGCGCCTGTCCGGGGCCGCTGGTAGCACACCGTCCCAACCGCAGCTTCCAGAACAGGAGTCGCGCTACGAGGTGCGCCTGCCGCTGAGTCCCCAGCATCAGCGCATGGGCAGCCTTGGCCTGCTCAGCCGCCATGCCCATACGTTCGATGAACGTGCGGTGCAGGTGGCGCGTGAGGTGGCCGATCAAGTCACCATCGCTTTGGAACAGGCGCGCCTGCGCGAGCGGCTCCGGGGCGCAGCCGAACGGCTGGAGCAGCAGGTTCGCGAGCGGACCGCCGAGCTGAACGAGGCCAACGCCGAGCTGGAGGCCTTCAGCTATTCGGTCTCCCATGATTTGCGCGCGCCGCTGCGGTCCATCGACGGTTTCTCTCAAGCCATCGAGGACGATGGGGGCAACGTCCTCTCCGATCGCTCCAAGCGCTTCTTCCAGAAGGTGAAGGCGGCGAGCGGCCGCATGGCGGAACTCATCGACGACCTGCTGAACCTCTCCCGCCTGTCACGCGCCGAGATGATCCGCGTGCGGGTGAACCTCTCCCCTCTGGCGGAGGGCGTCATCGCCGACCTCAGGGCCCGTGAGCCCGAGCGTCAGGTGGAGGTCTCCATCCAGCCAGAGCTCTGGGCGGTGGGAGACCTGCGCCTGTTGCGCGTCGCGCTCGAGAATCTTCTGGGCAATGCCTGGAAGTTCAGCAGCAAGCAGCCCAACTCCCGCATCGAGGTGGCTTGCTCCGCACAAGAGGGAGAGTCCGTTTTCGTGGTCCGGGACAACGGCGCGGGATTCGATATGGCCTACACCCAGAAGCTCTTCAGCCCGTTCCAGCGCATGCACAGTGAGCGGGAGTTTCCAGGCACGGGCATTGGGCTGGCCACGGTCCACCGCATCGTGAGGCGTCATGGAGGCCGGATCTGGGCCGAGGGCGCCGTGGGAAAGGGTGCCACGATCT